TCACCCCGCTGGTCAGGACGAGATCGCAGTGGCGCACGATCTTCTCGCGTTGTCGTGCGGGAAGGGACCGCAACTTTTCCAACGCCGGCGCGGGATCGCGGTCGGGGACGGCGAGAGGGTCGATTAGCTCGCACAGCGCTTCGAGTGCTCGTGTCCATTCGCTGTCCGGATATGTGGCGATGTGGTCGGGCAGCTCACCCAGCAGCCCTCGCTCGTCGGTGCTCAGTTCGCGGTACGAGCGCTTGCTGAGCAGGGCCAGGGCCCAGTGGAAGCGCACTTCGGCACCGTCGTAGTCGCGGGCGATGGCCTCGTCGATCCGCTCTCGGGCCCGCAGTGGCACCCCGTTGTCCAGGTAGTTGACGCCGACCTGGTACTTCTGTGCGGGCGGGTCGTCGGAGGAGACCATGTACACGGTGGAGTTGTGCACCTGTTCGGCCTGGATACCCACGCTGGAGCCGGATCCAGCGGTGTTGGTCGTGGTGGTGGTCTCGTTCTCACTCATGACAGGCCGTTCACCGCTGTGATCAACATCGCGACCTTGGAGGCCACCTCGGCAGCCTCGTCGGTTAGCCCGCCCAGACGCTTGAGTGCGCGTACGGACTTGCTCTTGCCCTCGGACGTGTCCTCCTCCAGCGCCTTGCTGGCGAGGGCGAGCTCATGTTGCGCGTCTTCGTAAGTGGGGGAGTCGAGCGTGCCGCTCGAACGGGCACGTTCGAGCTCGTCGCGGAGGGAGGCAAGCTTGGCCGCGAGATCGTCAGGTGTCGCGGCCGGTTGTGCCGCGCCGATCGTGACGGTGCTGTTGGTGACGTCTCTGGCCTGGATTCCGACTGTGCTGCCGTGCACGATGTGGGTGACATCGCCGCTGCTGGGCTTGTTCCGATGCCGCATCGGGCTGTTCCCCTGTTCAGTGATGAGTTCTTCGGCGAGTCGAGTGGCGAATGCCGCGGCGTTGTCGGCGGCCCGCGGTTGCCAGGTGCCGTCACCGTCGGTGTTCTTGGTCCCGTCGGCCTTGTCGCTGATTCCGCGCACGACGGCCACCGGGGAGCCGTTGAGGTGGCCGGCTTGGGCGACACCGGCTGATTCCATCTCGATGGCCAGCGCGTCGTTGTAGTGCTGGCGGATCCATGCCGCCTCGTAAGAGATCCGGGAGTTGTGCACGATCTCTCCGGCAGCGATCGCTCCGAAGTGGACGCTGGGGTGGTGTCGGCCGGAACCCGCGTGGCCGGTCCAGCCGTCGGTGCGGGCCACGTGCGAGGCGAGCTGGCTGATCCCGTGTTCGGCTTCCCACACCCGAGGTCTGGCCTTGAGCCCGTCATCCTCACTGGTTCCGCCGTGATAGGCGTAGACGTGCGTGGCCATCACGACGTCGCCCAGCGGCGTGGCATCCCACAACGCCCCGGCCACGCCGACGAACAGCACGGCCGCCGGATCGAACTCGTGGATCGCGCGCTCGGCCAAGACCGCCGCGGAGTGATTTCCTTTGCTGGTCAAGGCAAGCGCGAGCTGACAGCCCGTATCGCGCAGGGAACCGACCTCGAACCGGGTGCCTCGTTCATGCAGTTGAAGCTGCGGGGCGACCAGTCTGCGCCGCACGGCGTCGTACTCGAGATTCAAGGCGGTGAGCACCACCACCATGTTCTCCGTCATCTCGCTCCTTCGGAGTCGATGGATTCAGGTCTCATCAGCGGCGGATGGAGCACGGCCGCCGGACCGGCCTTGAACAGTCGCGCGGGGCGTCCCTTCGTGGCTCTACGTCTCTGTCCGGCCGGCTCGATGAACCCGGGGACCTTCTGCACCTTCCGATAGAAGTTCCGTGGATCCAGCCGCACTCCCCACACGGCCTCGTAGACCTGCTGCAGTTCGGCGATAGTGAAGGTCTCCTGACAGAAAGCGGTCGCCAGCGCCGAGTGCTCCAGCTTGCTCCGTGCCCGTTCGATGCCGTCGGTGACGATCCGGAGATGGTCGAAGGCCAACTCCGTCCGTCCGGAGAGCACCTCCCCCACCGACTCCCATCCGGCGTCAGCCGCGTCGGTACCGGCCACGGGATCCGGAAGCTCGGGCACGATCGCCAGGTAGGCCACCGAAATGACCCGACCCCGTGGATCGCGACCAGGCGTCCCGTAGGTGCCCAGCTGCTCCAAATGCAGCCGCGTCCCGTCCAGGTCCGCTTCCTCCCGCAGCTCCCGATGAGCGGCTTCGAGGATGTCCTCGTCGGCATGCCGCAGGAAACCACCGGGCAACGCCCGCTTGCCCCGGTACGGCTCCACACCACGTTCGACCAGCAGCACGCGAAGCTTCTGCTCCCGCAAGGTGAAGATCACCAGGTCCACAGTGGCCAGGACTTCGGGCGGCGACCACGACTCATCGATCACGAGGGACACAGTAGCTTAATGTCACTCTGACAGGAAGAAGTTTCGACAAGGACCGCGGGAACGAACCGGACGCTGCCACTGTTCCGGGCCGCGTTCGCGGACGCGCTTCATGGATCTGCTGTCGGCCCTGTGAGGTGAATCGCGCGGAGCACGATGACCAGTGTCCATGTCCGTTCGATGTCCTGCTGAAGGTTTCTCCGAGTTCGTTGACGCGTTGCCCGCCGATGAACTCTTACGACGTTGAGGGCGCCTACTACCGGCGAGGCGCGGCTTCTCACATATGGCCCGTTTTCCCCACTCACGAACTGTTTCGCGCTTCCGTCCCAACTCCGGTGACGGCTGTGGCAGCATGTGACAAGTTGATCACGGTTTGGCGCAGTGACTCCGCACTGCTCGGCGAAACAGCTCGCGGGTTCGGAAGGCGGTCGAATGGGCTCTGAAACACCACCTCCACCGGTTACGGCGGCGTGGGCGAAGGCGGGAAACGCGTCCGACCCCGTGCCGCACCCGTTGGTCTGCCACCTCATCGACACGGCAGCGGTCGCCCACGAGCTTTACGAGGTACTGCTCGGCCCGGGTGTGCGTACCCAGTTGGAAGCGGGACTAGCTCCGCTGGGCCGGCCGCGTTCTGTCGTGGCCGTGCTCTGCGGGCTGCACGACCTCGGCAAGTTGTCCCCGGCGTTCCAGGCGTTGCGGCACGACATCGCCGCGGCTCGCTTCCCCGAGGCGAAGAATCTCCGAAACGCTCTGATCTACGCGGAAAGAAGGCATCGAGCCACCCCGGAACGCACGGACCTCCCCCACGGCGTGGCCACCGCGGCGCACCTGGCGGACCGGTTCCGCCGAATGGGCCTGCCAGGTGAAGCGGCCGACGAGATCGCCTCGGTGCTCGGCGGACACCACGGGACGCTGCCGCCCCGTGCGGAAATCCGCGCGGCCCGGCGCAAAACGGGGGATCTGGGAACGGGAACGTGGCATGCGGCCCGGGACGAGTTGATGGACGCTGTCGCATCCCTGTGGGGGTGCACATTCCCCGCCACGGGATGCGACGACCTCGTGTTACCGCATCCGGCGAGTGTCGGCCTGGCCGGCTTGACGACGATCAGCGACTGGATCGCGTCGAACCAACGGTGGTTCGAGGCGCACCCCGAGGTGTCGGACCTCGCCGAATACCGGGCGAAGGCAGTGGCAACCGCCCAGCGAGCCGTCGCCGAGCTGGGCTGGCAACCGTGGCGCCCCACCGATGTGAGCTGTGCGGGCATGTTCCCCGACCACACTCCGAACGGCCTGCAACGGACCGTTGAAGAGCTCGTCAACGGCCGCGAGTCCCCCGGCATCCTCACGATCGAGGCTCCCACGGGCGAGGGCAAGACGCGGGCGGCGCTGCAGGCAGCCGCCACGCTGGTTCGACAGCTCGGCCTGTCCGGCATGTACGTGGGGATGCCGACGAAAGCCACGAGTCGGCAGGCACGCGACGAGATCGATGCGCTACTCGCACGGCAGGGTTCATCGCTGCGGGCGAATCTCGTGTACTCCGGCGCGACAGCCGAGCGAACCTCCCACGAGCCACGTATCGAGGTGCGCGAGGTCGGTATCGATGAGCCGTCGCGGGAGGTGGACGGTGATTCCACCGGCTCACCGTCGGAGTCCGGCACCGAGGCCGGAAGCAACGAAGTCCACGAGTGGTTCGCCAAGAAACGCGGCTTGGCGGCGCCGATCGGAGTGGGCACGATCGACCAGGCGCTGCAGGCGGTGATCCGCTCGCGACACAACTTCCTGCGCATGTCGTGCCTGAGCGGCAAGGTCCTCGTCGTCGACGAAGTGCACTCCTACGAGACGTACACTTCCACGCTGCTGGACCGGTTGTTGTGGTGGTGTGGCCGGTTGGGCATCACGGTCATCCTCCTCTCCGCGACCCTGGCCTCCACTCGGCGCGACGAGCTGATCGGTCGGTGGCAGTCCGGTCGTCGCAATCCCGCTTCGGACCCTGAGGAACTCACCGCGGCACAACCTGGTGGTTGGCAGGTGACGTGGTCGGACGGTACCGGTCGCAGCTCGACGAAGGAGTTCGAGGTCAGCAAGCAGAACCCGCTCGTACTGAACTGGATCCACGAGCACTCCGAGCCTTCCCGCTACGACTCCGACAACTTCGTGGACTGGTTGCGCGAGAACATCGAATCGGGAGGCTGCGCCGCGATCATCCACAACACGGTGGCTCGTGCGACACGGACTTTCGAAACGCTGCAGATCGAGTGCGCCGGTTGGGAGGAGCCACCGGAGCTGTTCTTCCTGACAGGTCAGCTCGATGCCGGAGACCGGGCGGAGCGCGAACGGATCCTGCGGGCAAGGTTCGGCCCCGTCAGCGAGCACCGCCGTGGCATCGTCGTCGGTACGCAGGTGCTGGAGCAGAGCCTGGACCTCGACTTCGACATCATGATCAGCGACCCCTGCCCGGTGGATCTGCTGCTGCAACGCGCCGGTCGACTTCACCGGCACCCGCGCTCGGCCCGCCCCGTCCCCAAGCGCATGCTGGGAGTCATCGATCCGCGGCCACCGGCGAACACGAGGCAGAAGGCGGAACGGAAGTACCGGTTTCCGGAGTCCGCCGTGTACCGGCAGTACCTCAAGATCTCCACCATGGAGGCCGTGAGCGCGAACATGACGCTGGACATGCCCACCGTGGTGCCGAAGCTCGTGCAGGAGGTGTACGTCGACGAAGTACGCCCCGATGAGGAAGCACGATACGAACAATGGGACGAGTCTCGGAAGCGCTACGAACGAGCCGACCGCGTCGACACCCACGAAGGAGAGGTCGCCGCGCTGCCGATGTCGATTCCCGGACAGAGCCTGAACGAGTTCACCAGGCACACCACCAGCCCCAGCCGAACTCGCAAAGAACGCGGCAGGAAAGAGCAGCAGCCATGAGTCCGGAAGACGCTCCCGAAGCCGACGAAGCCTTCGATATCCCCATCGAAGCGACGGTCAACATCGTCCCCGTGTGGCGTACCGACTCCGGAGAACTCCGCAGTCGACGAGGAGTGACTGTCGACCCGGAGGCCGAGACACTGGACGAGGAACTGGTGCTTGCGTTGGCTGATTCCACGGTCACCCTTTCGGCCCCGGTGGACCTGTCGCCTCACGCGCTGGCGGTGCTCCGCGAGCAGCTGCCGCTACCTCCCGCGTTCGATCGTTCCGGGGTGTTGCGCGGCCACCAGCTCCTCGAACTGGACGCACAGGGCCGCGCGGTGGTGGACGAGGTGACCATCCGCCACCACGCGACCTTCGGTCTACTGGTCCGGGATCGTGGAAGATCTCTGGAGTAGCGGCACCGGTTCCGATCCCCAGTCGGTGAACATCGCTACACGACCGCACCCCCGGAGAGCACACCGATGACGAGCCAGACAACGACCACGATGACCGTGGCCTGCGTCAAGGACAGGTTCAGGTGGATACACACTTCAGGCCGCCCGTGAGGACGAACGTACTCCAGGTTTTGCACGCGCACTCCTTTCAACGCCGGAGGTAGTCAGCCATCACCTCACTGCCGATCTTGGTGAACCAAGCTACTGAAGGACAAGGAACCCGTCAAGTAGGTACGCATGACCCTCACTCATAAGCAGGGGTGGGCACCTTGGTAGGCTTACGCCTGTTCCCAAGCAGCCTTGGGGTGACTCGTAGGTACGCATCGTACGAGTTATCTCCCCGCTTAAGCGGGGGTGAATGTGGCGTGCCGTGGCACTCGCCGACTCGGAGCCACGGCACGCAACACCCGCCCACGAGGCACTGCTCGCTGAGTCCAGTCGACTCCTTAAGGAACTACCCGTGAAGTTCGACCTGCTTACCGAACCGTGGCTGCCGGTGGTCACGACCAATGGCGCGCACACCGAGATGAGCATCCGAGACGTGTTCACCCAGGCGCACGAGCTGCGCTGGCTGGACGGGGAGACGCCAGTGGTGACCGCGGCATTGCACCGGATGCTCCTCGCCCTCGCCCACCGCTGCTACGGGCCGGAGAACGCCTCGGTGTGGAAGCGACTGTGGACGGGGCCGTCGCTGCACGAGCCCCCGGAGGACGAACGCTCGGATAACGAGCGCTCGGAGGACGAGCGGGCCTTCGAGAAGTACCTGGCCTCCGTCTCCGACCGGTTCGACCTGTTCCACACGACGCGCCCGTTCCTGCAAACCCCGGCGCTGGGAGAGAAGGCGTGGGGAAACGTCACCCAGCTGCTACCGCACAGGGCCACGGGCAACAACGCGACGCTGTTCGACCACACGACCACCGCTGACCGCGTAACCCTGTCCCCGGCCCAGGCGGCACGGTGGCTGGTGACGCTGCAGGCGTTCGACGCTGGCGGACTGAAAACGCCGTACCGCACGGACAAGTCCTCCGAAGCCGGTCTCGCCAACCGGTTCGCCACGACCCTGCTCGAGGGCTCCACCCTGCGCGAGACCCTCCTGTTGAACATGCCGATCTACCACCCTGATGCGGGTTATCCGCGGCCGACTTCCGCCGCGGACTGCCCGGCGTGGGAATACAAGCATCCGCCGGGACCTGAACCGGACAAACAAGGACGCGCCCCGACCGGCTGGACGGACATGCTCACGTGGCCGTCGCGCCGCGTGCTGCTGCACCCCACGCACACCGACCAAGGGGTGCGTGTGGACGGTGTGATCATCACGCCGGGCACCAGGCTGCGCACGGACCTACCGGACTCCGAACTAATGGCCGCCTTCCGTTACACGACCAAGCGACAGCGCGGCAAGCTCGTCAAAACCGGTCGGCCACAGCCCGTCCTGCTCGAGGAGCTGCGCGGCGTCTGGCGCCACGCACGTGAACTGCTCGTCGGCGACTGGGAGAACGCGCACCGCGAGCGCCCCCGCACCATCGAGCACGTGGCGGAGATGGCGGCTTCGGACAACATCGCCGCCGATGCGGTATACACGCTGCGCGTGTTCGGACAACAGCTAAATCCCCAGGGCGGGGCGGTTCACGCTTGGCAGCAGGAGACGCTGCCAGCCCCCGTGGCACTGCTGCGCGCGGATCTCCGGCACGAGGCCGTGGGGGATCTGCTGGGCCTGTCGGTCGGATTGGCCGACGATGTCGGCGACGCGCTCAAGCGGCTGGAACGCGATTTCGCCGCCGCACTGTCCGGGGAAGCACCGACGAAACGCCAATTGCTGGCGCAGTGGTACTGGCCTCGATTGTCCGAGCCGTTCGGTGATTTCCTCCGAGAGCTGGGGCGAGCGTTGAACAGCGGGAATACCGGTGCCCAGCAACGGGAACTGCTGGAGGCGGCAGGGCGCTGGAAGAACCGCGTCCGGACGACGGGCGAGAACGCCGCCGACCAGTGGGCTGAGGACGTGCCACGACGCGGAGCGCGTCAGCTCCAGGCCCTGGCGAAGCCGCTGAACGACTTCCGAGGTCTTCTCGACTGGCTCTGCCGAACGTTCGACGCGAACACCGCTCGGTACCACGATCCGGAGAAGGAGGAGGATGACTGAACAAGGACTCCAAGAACGACAGGAACGGTTCATCGGCGAACTGCGACGCGAGGCCGCGAACCTGTCCGCCGCGGAGGACCACCTGGTCCGCCGAGCCAGACAGCGCCTGGCTGAGTTGCGCCGAAGTGTTGGCAGGCCCTATCCCGCACCGGCCGCGTACGAACTCGTGCTGCGGCACGACCCGCCGGAGGCGCAGGAGCACGTGTGGCTGTTGACCGCGGGGCTTTTCGCGCTCCACCCGATGAAGGAAGCGAGCGGCAGCCGTTCGCTCGGCGGTTCCCTGGCACAGCTGCACCGTGTGGGATCCACGGAGGCCCGGTTGCGGCAACTCGTCACGGTCGATCCGGAACGGTTGCCGCACTACCTGCGGCAGGCCGTGCAGTTGCTGCGATCGCACGCTATCGGGATCGACTACCTGACTCTGCTCCGTGACCTCTGCGTGCTCAACAGCAAGAATTCTGACGTGGACACGCACAGAGTGCGGCTGCGGTGGACACGAGACTACTACCGCACCGTCCACGCCCAGACCGAGAAATCCTCGACGAAAGGAAGCGCGGCGTGATTGTCGAACTGCATCTGTTGCAGTCGTTCCCGACGAGCAACCTCAACCGGGACGACGTCGGCCAGCCCAAATCCGTGACGTTCGGTGGCGCACTGCGCGGGCGCATCTCCAGTCAGTCGATGAAGCGCTCCGCACGGGACTCGTTCCAGCGCTACGGCCTGAAGGAGCGGGAAACCGGCCTGCGTACCAAACGGCTCGTCGAAGGTGCCGGAAAGATCATCGACGGTGTCGACGATGTCGTCGATGTCAGTGAGAAAACCCAGGCGACCGTCCGCGAGGGCATCCGCAAGCTCGGTTTCGAGGTCGACCAGAAGGACCTGACCGAGTACCTGCTGTTCGTCGGTCAGGGTGCTCGGCAAGAACTGGCCGACTACTGCCAGCGCAACTGGGACACGTTGTCCAAGGCCGTTGCCGACAGGAAGAAGTCGGGCAAAACCGAAAAGGTGAAACCGACGCAGGCCGACCTCGCGGAAGGTCGTCGCATCCTCAACGCCGAGCGGGTCGCCGACGTCGCGCTGTTCGGCCGGATGGTCGCCGACAACAAGGACTTCAACGTCGACGCGGCCAGCCAGGTCGCGCACGCGATCTCCACGCACGCCGTGGCCACCGAGTTCGACTTCTACACCGCTGTCGATGACCTCAAGCCCGAAGAAGAGGCCGGGGCGGACATGATCGGCACGGTCGACTTCAACGCCGCCTGCTACTACCGCTACGCGAACCTCGACACCGAACAACTCACGAAGAACCTCGGCTACGACACCGAACTCACCGCACGGGCAGCGCGCGCCTGGCTCCACTCGTTCATCACTGCCCGCCCCAGCGGCAAGCAGAACTCGATGGCCGCGCACACCATGCCGGAAACCCTGCTGACCGTGGTGCGCGAGCACGGAAGTTGGAACCTCGCCAACGCGTTCCTCAACCCCGTTCGAGGCACCGAGCTGATGGCGGACTCGACCAGGGCGATGTTCGAGCACTTCGACACACTGCGCCGCTTCTATGGCGACGAGGAGATCCGTGGCGTCACCGGCGCCGCGCTCTCCTGTGAAATGCCGGTTCTGGACCCCGCTGATCAGGCCGCCTCTGTGGAGGAACTCGCCGAGCGGACCCTCACCGCGGCGACGAGATGACGGTTATGACAACACGGACGCTCGCACTTCGGATCGACGCACCCATGCAGTCCTGGGGAATCCGATCCGAGTTCATCATCCGCGACACCGAACGAGAACCCACCAAATCGGGCATCGTCGGCCTCCTGGCCGCCGCGCGGGGGAACGCACGCCACTGCAAACCCGCCATCGCCCAACTCGCCGAGCTGCGCATGGGGGTACGTGTGGACCGGGAGGGGTTGGTGGAACGCGACTTCCACACCGCGCAGAACGTGCCCAACACCGAAGGCAAGGGACACCGCACGGTGATCAGCAACCGGTACTACCTCGCCGACGCGCTGTTCCTGGTCGTGCTGGAGGGAGACCCGGCACTGCTCGCGGAACTCGAGCAGGCTGTTCGTAGACCGCACTGGCCGTTGTTCTTCGGCCGCAAGGCGTTCGTACCGGCCACTCCGCTCGTGGCGGCTCCCGAAGAACAGGCCAACCAGGGGACCGGCCTGTTCAGCCATCCGCTACCGGAGGTGCTGCGCGACCATCCGTGGCTGGAAACGAGCAGCAGGGCGCGGCAAGAGGCGGCGAGGTCCGAGGAATACCTGCGAACAGTGGTCGACACCAAGGTCACCGATCCGGCGGCGGAGCCACGTCACGATCACCCGCTCTCGTTCGAGGACGGTGACCGGCGGTATGCCACCCGCGCCGTCCGTACCGATGAGGTTCCGGTCCCTCCGGAATCGCTCGATGGAGCTTCCCATGTTTCTGAGTAAGCTTCCCGTCAATGTCGTTTCCCGGAAGTTTCGCCGCGACATCGCGAACGTGCACGAGATGCACCGGACCGTGATGGCCGCTTTCCCGGACATCGAGCGGTCCACGGCTCGCAGTGAACACGGTGTGTTGTGGCGCTTGGATCGAACGGCCCAGGGGTACGTGCTGTACGTGCAAAGCCGAACCCAGCCGACTTGGGACAGATTGCCCGAGAACTACCTCTGCGACCGTGGGAAGGTTCGGTCCCTGCAACCCGTGTTGCGAGCCGTCCGCGCCGGAACAACGTTTCGGTTCCGCATCGTGGCAAACCCGACGCGCCGGCTGAAACCGCAAAACGACCACCGCAACGACGGCAACCGCAGGCACAATCGTCGTGTGCCGTTACACCGGCCGGACGAGCGAACTTCGTGGCTCGTACGGCAAGCGGAACAACGCGGGTTCGTACTGCCGACCGCGAGCACCGGCGAGCCGGACGTCACCGCCACGCCGCTTCCCGAGCTCAGTGGACGCCAGCAGGACAGCACCGAAGGCACGGCGTCGCCACGCCACAACAAGATCACGATCGCGCCGGTCCGGTTCGACGGCCGCCTCGTCGTGACCGATCCGGAGGAGTTGAGCCGAGCGATCCAGGACGGCATCGGCCCGGCCAAAGCCTACGGGTGCGGTCTCCTGAGCCTCGCCCCAGCGGGCAATGACGCAGGGGGCGAGTAGACGGGAACGGTTCCCCGTGCGACGGGGTACGGGGAACCACGTGTCGCGCCCGAACTTCAGCGGCGAGCATCGATGCGATCGGTACGTGACCGAGCTGACGAGCTGCCGAGGATGGAGCCGCATCTCGTGGAACTCGACTTCGGGGACGGTGGAGATGACTGTTGCGTCGCACGCCTCTGGCGTCGCCGCGGCCGAGTCGGCACCTGAACGACGAGTAGGTCATTCGATGCGGGGCGGACGAGTGTTCGCTCAAACGAGTCCTGACTCGTGCCGTTTGGTGAGTTGTGCGATGTGGTGGGAGGTGGCGATGGCGATCCAGCTGGAGGAGTTACCGACGCGTGGGTGGGGCTCACGGCGGCACTGGTAGAGCCTGCCGTCTCCCCAGGAGAACCCTTCACCGGCGAACTCGGGACGCCCCACGAGCTCCTCGGCCACTTCGAGGAAGTACTTCTCGGAAGCCCCTTCCGGTACGGACCCTGGTTTGCGGTCCGGGATCTTGCGCACCACGAAGAGGGAGCTGTCCGGAAGGGCGTAGTGGATGTACGGGTTCGGTTTTCCCTACCCGTTCCCTTCCGCTGACACGGGGTGGACCACTCCGTAGTCCCCGTAGCGAAGCGGCTGGCGGCTGAGCCGAGCGACAGACGACCACAACTCGAGCTCGGGGCGTGGTCTGAAGCGGGTCTCGAACGTGCCACGCTGTGCTGGAGTCGATCCGGACAGCACCGTGACCGAGGCGAAGTCGTGGTCGCGGACAGCGGCGATCGTGCTCACCAGGCTGTCCACCCGCTGTCCGTCGACTCTCTCGATGTAGCCCTCGTCGAACACGAGGTGCACCTCTCGACTGCCGATCCCCACGACGCCCGTGATCCGCTCGAGGTGGCCGATCAGCTGGGTTCCGCTGCCACGACAGTTCTTTCCCAACCGCACCGCGATCCGCCTGGGCTTGTGCTCGCGCAGCAGCCGAATTCTGTCGAGTTCGCGTTCACCCACGGTCGCCGAAACGATCGGGACCAACGGGGGAACATCAGGGCCGTGGAAGAGCAGTTCACCCCCGGTTTCGGCTTCGATCTTCGCGTCCAAGTACTCGAAGGGACCTTGTGGAACCGCCGCGAGCGCCCCCGATTCCGACAACCACGTGGCGTCGACCCACAGACAGCGCCCTGACCCGACGAGCTCCGCACCGACCCGCACCAGCTTCTTGGTTACCCCCTGGTAGGACGCTGGCACCCTGTCGAGCAGCTCGACCATGATGATCGGAGCCGGTGAAGCGGTCCCGGTGTGGAAAACGGCGTCGAGCTCACCCCATTTGCTCTTCACGGCCAGCAGTGGAGACAAGGCAACCTCGTCATCCATCGAGCACCATCCCGTCTCACCGTCGTGGACAGGCAACGGCCACTCCCCCCGTCGACCGTCTCGGTATCCGCCCCGCCAGCGCGATGTGCTCGGCGCTCCCCTTCACCCCACCGCGCCACACCGGCCGGACACCTGTCATTCCGTCGCGAAGAACTCCAGAACGGCTGGAAATGATCTGTCAACCGAACGGGGCACCGCCGAGCACCACCAACTCGAAGGTGCTCAGCACGGGAACCGTGTCAGTCCGGGACCGCTGCCGATCGACGAGGCCCCGAAGGCGCCTCGCGGGGCGCCGCCGGGGAGCGGCGAAGTCATGGGTCCCGTCGGGGTGCGGGGCGAGGTCCGAGGAACCGCCGGGCACGGTGCTTCCTGCTCTCGGGCAGTGGCGCCATACCGGGGACGAGCTCGGCAGCCCCCGGTTCCCGGCTCCACTGGCGTGGTCAACGAACGCTGAACGCCGTCTTCCGTCCGCGAGGTGCTTGCCGGCCCCCGGAAGAAGGGTATATCGGGTGGTGACCCCCTCAACACCAAGCGTGAGGAGCCAGGTAGTGACTCAGCGTGGTGGTCGGACCAACGAACCGGGCGCACACCGGCCCCGCGGCAGGGTGACCGTACTGGTCGTGGTGGCGATCCTGTCGGTGGCGGTCGCGACCACGGTCGCCGTCCTCGCGCCTTCCCCATCCGCTCCCCCGCCCGGGGACAGAGCACCACCGGTGATCACGGCCGAGCCCGGCACCGTGCGGGAGGAGATCGTCACGGCGGCACGGGCCGAGCTCGGCACCGAGGAGACCGGGAAGAACTGCCACGAGTACTCCGAGCAGTGC
The nucleotide sequence above comes from Actinopolyspora erythraea. Encoded proteins:
- the casA gene encoding type I-E CRISPR-associated protein Cse1/CasA, whose protein sequence is MKFDLLTEPWLPVVTTNGAHTEMSIRDVFTQAHELRWLDGETPVVTAALHRMLLALAHRCYGPENASVWKRLWTGPSLHEPPEDERSDNERSEDERAFEKYLASVSDRFDLFHTTRPFLQTPALGEKAWGNVTQLLPHRATGNNATLFDHTTTADRVTLSPAQAARWLVTLQAFDAGGLKTPYRTDKSSEAGLANRFATTLLEGSTLRETLLLNMPIYHPDAGYPRPTSAADCPAWEYKHPPGPEPDKQGRAPTGWTDMLTWPSRRVLLHPTHTDQGVRVDGVIITPGTRLRTDLPDSELMAAFRYTTKRQRGKLVKTGRPQPVLLEELRGVWRHARELLVGDWENAHRERPRTIEHVAEMAASDNIAADAVYTLRVFGQQLNPQGGAVHAWQQETLPAPVALLRADLRHEAVGDLLGLSVGLADDVGDALKRLERDFAAALSGEAPTKRQLLAQWYWPRLSEPFGDFLRELGRALNSGNTGAQQRELLEAAGRWKNRVRTTGENAADQWAEDVPRRGARQLQALAKPLNDFRGLLDWLCRTFDANTARYHDPEKEEDD
- a CDS encoding CRISPR-associated helicase/endonuclease Cas3, translated to MGSETPPPPVTAAWAKAGNASDPVPHPLVCHLIDTAAVAHELYEVLLGPGVRTQLEAGLAPLGRPRSVVAVLCGLHDLGKLSPAFQALRHDIAAARFPEAKNLRNALIYAERRHRATPERTDLPHGVATAAHLADRFRRMGLPGEAADEIASVLGGHHGTLPPRAEIRAARRKTGDLGTGTWHAARDELMDAVASLWGCTFPATGCDDLVLPHPASVGLAGLTTISDWIASNQRWFEAHPEVSDLAEYRAKAVATAQRAVAELGWQPWRPTDVSCAGMFPDHTPNGLQRTVEELVNGRESPGILTIEAPTGEGKTRAALQAAATLVRQLGLSGMYVGMPTKATSRQARDEIDALLARQGSSLRANLVYSGATAERTSHEPRIEVREVGIDEPSREVDGDSTGSPSESGTEAGSNEVHEWFAKKRGLAAPIGVGTIDQALQAVIRSRHNFLRMSCLSGKVLVVDEVHSYETYTSTLLDRLLWWCGRLGITVILLSATLASTRRDELIGRWQSGRRNPASDPEELTAAQPGGWQVTWSDGTGRSSTKEFEVSKQNPLVLNWIHEHSEPSRYDSDNFVDWLRENIESGGCAAIIHNTVARATRTFETLQIECAGWEEPPELFFLTGQLDAGDRAERERILRARFGPVSEHRRGIVVGTQVLEQSLDLDFDIMISDPCPVDLLLQRAGRLHRHPRSARPVPKRMLGVIDPRPPANTRQKAERKYRFPESAVYRQYLKISTMEAVSANMTLDMPTVVPKLVQEVYVDEVRPDEEARYEQWDESRKRYERADRVDTHEGEVAALPMSIPGQSLNEFTRHTTSPSRTRKERGRKEQQP
- a CDS encoding NUDIX hydrolase is translated as MIDESWSPPEVLATVDLVIFTLREQKLRVLLVERGVEPYRGKRALPGGFLRHADEDILEAAHRELREEADLDGTRLHLEQLGTYGTPGRDPRGRVISVAYLAIVPELPDPVAGTDAADAGWESVGEVLSGRTELAFDHLRIVTDGIERARSKLEHSALATAFCQETFTIAELQQVYEAVWGVRLDPRNFYRKVQKVPGFIEPAGQRRRATKGRPARLFKAGPAAVLHPPLMRPESIDSEGAR
- a CDS encoding 5'-methylthioadenosine/S-adenosylhomocysteine nucleosidase family protein, translating into MTENMVVVLTALNLEYDAVRRRLVAPQLQLHERGTRFEVGSLRDTGCQLALALTSKGNHSAAVLAERAIHEFDPAAVLFVGVAGALWDATPLGDVVMATHVYAYHGGTSEDDGLKARPRVWEAEHGISQLASHVARTDGWTGHAGSGRHHPSVHFGAIAAGEIVHNSRISYEAAWIRQHYNDALAIEMESAGVAQAGHLNGSPVAVVRGISDKADGTKNTDGDGTWQPRAADNAAAFATRLAEELITEQGNSPMRHRNKPSSGDVTHIVHGSTVGIQARDVTNSTVTIGAAQPAATPDDLAAKLASLRDELERARSSGTLDSPTYEDAQHELALASKALEEDTSEGKSKSVRALKRLGGLTDEAAEVASKVAMLITAVNGLS
- the casB gene encoding type I-E CRISPR-associated protein Cse2/CasB codes for the protein MTEQGLQERQERFIGELRREAANLSAAEDHLVRRARQRLAELRRSVGRPYPAPAAYELVLRHDPPEAQEHVWLLTAGLFALHPMKEASGSRSLGGSLAQLHRVGSTEARLRQLVTVDPERLPHYLRQAVQLLRSHAIGIDYLTLLRDLCVLNSKNSDVDTHRVRLRWTRDYYRTVHAQTEKSSTKGSAA